A genomic region of Acidimicrobiia bacterium contains the following coding sequences:
- the acpS gene encoding holo-ACP synthase produces the protein MDIIGLGIDLAEIDRVRDLLARYGERFRERCFTDHEWQYAHRYADPSGRLAARFAGKEAVMKSLGMGWRRLRWKDIEITGGGAPRVNLTGTASARAEAIGVVRVLVTITHTDDRAMVFAVSLGD, from the coding sequence ATGGACATCATCGGACTCGGGATCGACCTGGCCGAGATCGACCGGGTTCGCGACCTCCTCGCTCGATACGGCGAACGCTTCAGGGAGCGCTGCTTCACGGATCATGAGTGGCAGTACGCCCACCGCTACGCCGATCCATCGGGCAGGCTCGCCGCCCGTTTCGCGGGCAAGGAGGCCGTCATGAAGAGCCTCGGCATGGGGTGGCGACGGCTGCGCTGGAAGGACATCGAGATCACGGGGGGAGGGGCTCCGCGGGTGAACCTCACCGGTACGGCGTCGGCGCGCGCCGAGGCCATCGGAGTCGTCAGGGTCCTCGTGACGATCACGCACACCGACGACCGAGCGATGGTGTTTGCGGTCTCGCTCGGCGACTAG